The genomic segment CGGAACCAGGGGGGTCCAGCCAAGGCAAAGGTCTGTTGTTCGTGGTGTCCGCGCCGTCGGGCGCGGGGAAAACCACCCTGTGCCGTGAGGTCGTGGACCACCTCGCCGGGTTGCGGCACTCGGTGTCGTATACCACGCGAAAGCCTCGCCCGGGGGAAGTCGACGGTCGTGACTATTATTTCTTGGACGAGGGGGGATTCCGAAAAAAGATCGAACGCGGCGAGTTTATCGAATGGGCCGAGGTCCACGGCAATCTCTACGGCACCGCGTGGGACCAGGTCCTTATCCACGGCGAACAAGGCGTGGACCTGATCTTGGACATCGACACCCAGGGCGCGATGCAGCTCAAGAAAAAGGAGGTGGACGGGGTGTACGTCTACATCCTGCCGCCCTCGTTCGACGCGCTCAAGGCGCGGCTCTTGGAGCGCAAATCGGACTCGCCCGAGGAGATCACCCGCCGATTGCGCAAGGCTCGCGAGGAGATTTGGAGCTATCGCGAGTATAATTACCTCATCATCAACGACGACGTGAAGCGGGCCATGACCGAGTTGCAGTCGGTCATCGTCTCCGAGCGGATCAAGATGAAACGAATGAACTTCTCGTGGATCGAGGACACATTCATCAAGAATAAGGAGGTATTCTAACGTGGAGATCATCGAGCTGCCGATCCATCTGACCGGCACAGAACTGGATTCCCGCTACCGGTTGGTGGTGATCGGCGCGCAGCGCGCCCGCCAACTGATGGAGGGCGCCCGCGCGAGCGAACACACCAAATACGCCAAGGCCACCACCGTCGCCCTGGAGGAGTTCCTGGCGGCCGAGTTGACCTTCCTCACCGGGAAGGACGCGCGCCTCGCTCAACGGGAGGCGCGCAGGAAGCGCGAGGAACTGATGCGGCGGCGCGCCCTGCTCGAGCGCGAAGAGGAAATCAGCGCCGAGATCAAGAAAGACCTTTCCGTGTACATCGACGACTCGGCGAAGAGGGCGGCGGAAATCCAGGGGACTCCCTAACGAGCCGGTCCATGAACGGCCGTCTGCCGCGTTGCCGCTGCGCTTCCGGTGCTCACGTGCGCACACAGTACGCTCCGCTCCGGTTCTCGCGGCGCCTTGCGACCCCCCTTCAGGAATGGAAATGTCGGAAGTCCCCGAAGGGGGCATCCGGCGCATTCCTGAACCGGCTCCCACATGCCACGAGTCGGACAAGGATCTGATCCGCCGGGGAACTTGTCCGGGCGGCGCATCCTGCTCGGGGTGACTGGGAGCATCGCCGCATACAAGTCCGTCTCGCTGCTGCGGCGCCTCGTCTCGCTCGGCGCGGACGTCACCGTGGTAATGACGGACGCGGCCAAGCGCTTCGTCGGGCCGCTCACGTTTCAGACGCTCTCCGGCCATCCCGTGTATGACGATCCGTTCGACCCCCGCGAGGAAATCCTCCACCTCACGCTGGCCGACGCCGCGGACGCGTTCCTGATCGCGCCGGCGACCGCCAACACCATCGCTAAGTTGGCGGCGGGTGCGGCGGACGACCTTCTCTCCGCCCTGGCGTTGTCGGCGCGATGTCCGGTCCTGCTGGCGCCTGCCATGGACGCGGTCATGTGGGAGCACCGGCTGGTCCAGCGCAACCTGGAGGCCTTGCGGGAGGCGGGTGTGACGATCGTGCCGCCGGAGACCGGGGCCCTGGCCTCGGGGCTGGTCGGGCCCGGCCGGTTGGCCTCTGAACAGACGATGGTCGCGGCCCTGGAAGGCTGCTTGGGCGGAGGGAGCTGGTCACGAGAGCGGGTGGTGGTGACCGCGGGCCCGACCAGCGAGCCCATTGATCCGGTGAGAACCATTACCAACCGCTCGTCCGGGAAAATGGGGTACGCGCTGGCTGCGTCGGCGCGGCGCCGCGGCGCGGCGGTCACGCTGATCAGCGGTCCCACCCGGTTGGCGCCTCCGTTGGGCGTGGAACTGGTCGCGGTCGAAACCGCGGGGGAGATGCGGCGCGCCGTGCTGGAGCGGGTCGAGAAGGCCACACTGTTCATCATGGCCGCGGCGGTCGCGGACTTTCGTCCGCGGTCCCCGCAGCCGGGGAAAATCAAGAAGGGCGCGGCGCCGCTGGTGCTTGAACTCGTTCCCACCGAGGACATTTTGACCGAGGTCACAGGGCGCTGCGAGGGCCTGTTTGTGGTGGGATTTGCCGCGGAGACGGACCGCGTGGTCGAGCGCGCCGCGGAGAAGCTCAAGGCCAAGCGCCTCGACCTGATCGTGGCCAACGACGTGTCCAGACCGGGTATCGGGTTTGGAGCCGACGAGAACGAGGTGACGTTGATCGACCGCGGCGGGGGAGTCCTCGCGGTTCCCCGGCTCCCCAAGGCCGCGGTGGCTGACCGCATCCTTGATCGGGTGGACGCGCTCCGGCGATCGCCGTGATCGGCCGATCTGGTTGACTTCCTTCATCAATTTGATAAGATGAGGACGCTTTTCGCCGGAATTTTCCACGGGTTCGTCGAACCGATCGCCGATCGGCGGCGCAGGCGACACCAAGGAGGGACATGTGGCGAGCAGGGATGACACTCGGTCACCAGACCTCCAAAAACTCGAAGAGAAACTCCGCAGGGACCCGGGCAGCAAGTTGTTTTTTCCGCTGGCGGAGGAGTACACCAAGGCCGGGCGGCTGAACGAAGCCATTTCCCTCCTGCGAAGCGGCATCAAAGCCCACCCCGATTTCCTGGGCGCAAGAGTGGCGCTCGGAAAAGCCTTGCTCACGAAAGGTCAAGTCAGCGAAGCCAAACGCGAGTTCGAACAGGTCGTGGCCGCGAACCCCGACAATCTGATGGCGCACAAGAAGCTCGCCGCGATTTATGCCAAGGAGGGCGACAAACGCAAAGCCTTGGCCTCGTGCGAGCTGATTCTGGCGGTCAATCCGACCGACGCGGAAGCGGTGCGGCTTCGCACCTCGATCGGCGCCTTACCCGACGTGTCGCCGGAGGACGAAGCGACCGTCAAGTCCCAGGTGTCGTCCGTTCCGTCGCCGGAGACCGAGGCCACGGTCGTAGACCGGCTGCCGGCGGTTGATGAGTCGGTGGAGCCCACGGTAGTGGAGCCCACGCTGGTGGCTCGCGCCGCGGCAGACCCCGAGATCGCCGAAGCCACCGAGGTGATGCAACTCCCACCGCAGATGCCCGCTGCTGCGGCGGCGCCGGCCCCGGAGGGGACGGACGCCCCCAAAGGCGAGGGGGCGGCGGCCGACGAAGAATTGGCGACCGTGTCCCTGGCTGATCTGTACGTTGCGCAGGGGCACTACCAGCGGGCAATCGCCGTCTACCGCCGGATCTTGGAGCGCACCCCGAACGACGCGGAGGTTGCCGCCAAGCTCGAAAACGCCGTGACGCTGGAGCGTCTCCTGGCCCCTCAAGCCGTTGACGCCGAAGTGATGAAGGCCGATCTCGTGCACCAGGTGTTGGCCCGGGACGAGGCAACGGGGGCCGAGCCCGACAGCGCCGACCTCCAACCGTCGCTGGCCGGCGCGCCGACCGGGGCGTCTCGGCATCAGGCCGCCATCCAGCGGCTCGAAGTGTGGTTGACGCGTATCGCAGAAAGGCGCCGACGATGAGTCTGGTCATGTCGCTCCAGTCCATTCTTGACGGTGTGGAGGAGGCGGAAGGCATCGCCTTGGTGGGACTTGACGGCATCGTCGTCAACGAGGTCAAACGGTCGCCGCAGATCGACCTGAGTACGGTGGCGGCCGAGTATTGCGGGCTCTGGCGCGAAATGGATCGCGTGTCGGGCGGGTTGTCTTCCGGCCCCACCGAGGAGTGCTTGATCGCCAACGAAACGCGCACGCTCGTGTTCCGTCGCGTCACGCCGGAGTATTTCCTCGCACTGGCGATCGGCCGTGAGGGGAATACCGGGAAGGGCCGATTTTTGCTCAGGTACGCCGCACCCCAACTCGCCAAGGAACTGTGACGGAGCACCGCGCGCGACCGCGTACCTCCGTCACCGTTGTCCCGTGGACGAACACGGCCCCTCGGCCCGCGTCGGCGCGCGTATGATTCGGATCCTGGTGCTGCACGGTCCCAATCTCAATCTGCTCGGCGCGCGCGAGCCCGACGTGTACGGGCCGGTCACGCTGGAGGCGCTCGACGAGACCATTCGCGCGGCGGCTAAACAGGCGGGAGCCGACGTCGAGATTCGACAATCCAACAACGAGGGCGAATTGGTGACGTGGATCCAGGGGGCACGAGACCGGTTCGACGCCCTGGTGATCAACGCCGCGGCGTACACCCACACCAGCGTGGCGGTTCGCGACGCCATCGTCGCGGCCGGGGTCCCGACCGTCGACGTGCACCTGTCCAATATTCACGCACGGGAGCCCTTCCGGCATCACTCCTACGTCGCGGAGGTGGCGGTGGGGCAGATCAGCGGGTTCGGCGCTCACAGCTACGTGCTGGGGATCGAGGCGGCGATCCGCCATGTCCAGAGCCGTCACGCCAAACACCGATCCAAAACCTGACGGTTTCATCACCCCCTGACCTTTTGGCAAGGAGACCTGTAAGTGATTTCGACGACCGATTTTCGCGCTGGACTGAAGCTGGCGGTGGACGGCGATCCCATGGAAATCATCGACTATCAGCACGTGAAACCGGGGAAGGGCGGCGCATTCGTCCGGACCAAGATGCGCAATCTCAAGACCGGCAACGTGCTGGAGCGGACGTTTCGGTCGGGTGAGAAATTCGAGGAAGCGGGGGTCGAAGAGCGCCAGATGCAGTATCTCTATCTGCAGGACGGAAACTATCATTTCATGGACGTGAGTTCGTACGAGCAGCTCTTTCTGACCAAGGAACAGATGGGTGACGCGTGGCAGTTCCTCAAAGAGAACACCGAGGTGAACATCCTGTTCTGGAAAGGCAAGCCCTTGGGCGTCAGCCTGCCGTTGTTCGTGGAGTTGAAGATCGTGGAGACGGCGCCCGGAATCCGCGGCGACACCGCGACCGGCGGCACCAAACCCGCCACCCTCGAATCCGGTGGCGTGGTGAAAGTCCCGTTCCACATCGAGCAGGGCAGCGTGATCAAGGTGGACACGCGGACCAAGGCTTACGTCGAGCGGGTCAAGGGCCCATGAACATCCGCGAACTCAAGGAGCTCATCGATCTGGTGAAAGCCAGCGAACTGACCGAGCTGGAGTGGGAACGCTCCGGCGTGCGAGTGAAGATCTGCCGCGCTCCCGCGCCGCTGGTCAGGCACCTGGCCGCTGAAAGCGCGGTCCCCGGGACGAACATCCCGCAGGGCGCGCCGGGCTCGGAGGGAGCCGAGGCCGAGACGAGCGGGGTGGTGATTCGCTCGCCGATCGTGGGCACGTTCTATCGGTCGGCGTCGCCAGGCGCGCCGCCGTACGTGGAGGTCGGCGACCGCGTCCGTCGCGGCCAGATCCTCTGCATCGTCGAGGCCATGAAGCTGCTCAACGAAATCGAAGCGGAGGTGGATGGGGTGGTGGCGGAGATTTTTGTGGAGAATGCGCGCCCCGTCGAGTACGGTGAAGCACTTTTCAGGATAGAGTCGGCCTAGGACAGATGGCGGGACTATTCAAAAAGGTACTGATTGCGAATCGGGGGGAGATTGCGCTGCGGATCATCCGGTCTTGCCGCGATCTGGGTATTCAGACCGTGGTGGCGTACTCCGAGGCGGATGCGGAGAGTTTGTCGGTGCGGCTGGCGGATGAACGCGTGTGCATCGGTCCTGCGGACGCGGCGTTGAGCTATCGGAACATCCCCAACATCTTGAGCGCGGCCGAGATCACGGGCGCGGAGGCCATCCATCCCGGATACGGCTTCCTGGCGGAGAACGCCCAGTTTGCCGAGGCGTGCGATGCCGCGGGGCTCAAGTTCATCGGCCCCTCGCCCGAGAGCATCGCGCTGATGGGCGACAAGGCGCAGGCGCGCGAGTTGATGACCAAACACAACATTCCGGTCATCCCGGGCAGCACCGGCGCGGTGAAGGACGAGCAGGAGGCGCGCGAGACCGCCAAACGCATCGGCTACCCCGTGATCGTCAAGGCCGCGGCCGGGGGCGGCGGGCGCGGCATGCGCGTGGTCAACCAGGAGGACGACCTGACCAAGGCCCTGCAGACCGCGCAGATGGAGGCCAAAACCTCGTTCGGCGACGAGTCGGTCTACCTGGAAAAATACTTCATCGACCCGCGGCACATCGAGGTGCAGATCCTGGCGGACAAGAAAGGCAACACCCTTGCGCTCGGCGAGCGCGATTGCTCCATCCAACGGCGGCATCAGAAGCTGGTGGAGGAGTCGCCGTCGCCAGCGGTCAGCCCGGAACTGCGGCGCGAGATGATGAGGGTGGCGGTGGACGCGGCCAAGGCCGCCAAGTACGTCAACACCGGCACCGTGGAGTTCCTGCTGGACAAGCACCAGAAGTTCTACTTCATCGAGATGAACACGCGGATCCAGGTCGAACACCCGGTGACCGAGATGGTGGTCGATATGGATTTGATCAAAGAGCAGATCATGGTGGCGGCAGGCCGGCCGCTCGCGATCAAGCAGCGCGACGTGAAGCTGCGCGGCCACGCCATTGAATGCCGGATCAACGCCGAGTGCCCCGAGCGCTTCACGCCGTCCCCCGGCACGATATCCGTCTACCGCGTGCCCGGTGGCCCCGGCGTGCGCGTGGATTCCGCCGCCTACCCAGGCTGCGTGATCCCGCCGTATTACGACTCGCTGGTGGCCAAACTCATCGTGCACGCCGACACGCGGGCGGAAGCCATCGCGCGGATGAAGCGGGCATTGGCCGAGTTCGAAATCCAAGGCATCAAGACCACGATCCCACTGCACCGCCGCATCATGGACGACCCCGGGTTCGTCAAAGGCAAGTTCTCCACCGGGTTTCTTGAACGATTTCTCTCCGCCGACGAACCGGCCGCGCAGGATTCGTTCGAGTATTCCTAATCTAACGCAGGAGAGCCTGTTCAGGAGCGGTCAGATGCAAGGCGCCGCGAGACCCGGACCGGAGCGTACTGTATGCGTACGTGAGGACCGGAAGCGCAGCGGCAACGCCGCAGATGGCCGTTCATGGACAGGCGTCTAACGTGTTCACCTCGCCGCTGTATTGGATCGCCGACGCCTCGCTGGCCGGCGGGCGGCCGCTCGTCGACTTGGCGCAAGAAGCCATCGCGGCCGGCCTGCAGGTCTACCAGTACCGCGAGAAGACGCTCTCTCATAAAGACCAATATCCCATCGCGCTAGCGCTCGCCGACCTCGCGCGAGCCACAGGGACCACGTTCGTCGTCAACGACGGCATCGACCTCGCCCTGGTCGTCAAAGCTCACGGTGTGCATCTGGGACAAGAAGACTTTCCCGTCAAAGACGCGCGGAGAATTCTGGGAACCAAGATGCTGATCGGTTGCTCCGCGCACACGTTCGATCAAGCCAAAGCTGCTGAAGCCGACGGTGCCGACTACCTTGGCGTGGGGCCGATCTACGAATCAACCACCAAGATGGCGCGGGCACCCCTGGGGTGCGAAAAGCTGCGCGAAATCTGCGAGGCGGTGAGGATTCCGGTGTATGCGATCGGGGGCGTCACGGTGGAGCGGTGCCGCGAAGTGCTGGCGGCGGGGGCCAAGGGCGTGGCTGTGGCGTCGGGGTTGCTACAGCCAAGCATCGGGAAGCAGACCAAAGCGTTTCTGAGGGCGCTGGCCGCAGCGCCGCATCGTGCTCAGAAGGTCGATTGACAGCGCGGTGACAGCGCTGTTATCGTGAAATTACTCCAGGAGACGGGGTAAAGGTCGTCATGGTCGCCCATCCATCTCCCATCAAGTTCACCTACGAAGACTACCTGCTGTTTCCCGACGATGGGAAGCGGCACGAACTCATCGAGGGGGAACACTACGTGACGCCATCACCCGTGACGCGACATCAACGGATCGTCCTGAATCTTGGCGGGTTCTTGAACGAACGACTACGGAACAAGCAGGTCGGCCAGGTATTCGTTGCCCCAGTGGATGTCATGTTGTCGGATCGTGACGTTGTTCAGCCCGACGTGTTGTTTCTCTCTCCAGGTCGCGAAACACTGATCACCGACGCATGCATCAAAGGTGCACCTGATTTGTGCGTCGAGGTTATCTCGGACAGTACTCGAAAGACCGATGAGATCGTGAAACGCAAGCTGTACGAACGATTCGGCGTGCTGGAGTATTGGATCATCGACCCCGAACTGGAAACGGTCAAGGTCTACCGCCTCGCCGAGGGCCGCTACACCCGAACCGCCGAGCTCACCCGCGAAAACCACGACACGCTGACGACCCCGCTGCTGCCGGGCCTGTCGATCCTTCTCGACACGTTGTTCGCGTAACCTGTTCCGAATCTTAGATCCTGCCCCGAGGCTTCTTCCCATCCCGTTGCGCCTTGACGCGGACTTTGGGGGCATCGCGCGCCGACCTAATTGACTGCTCGGCTTGAGCCTTGCTAGAGTGGGGCCTCCTCAACGGCCTCGTACACCACGCGATCCCATCCTTGGTGGGAAGATGCCGAGAAACGATCAGGTTATCCGGCAGTGGAAAATCCTTCGACTGCTTGAGGCGCGGGGCGCGGTCACGCTTGCGCGGCTGCGCGACGAGCCGTGCCACCGAGAAAGGGCGACGTGCCGCGGACGCTGACTCAGATCGTGCGACTCTGGCAGATCTGTCAGTTCCTCCAGGCCAACGGCCGGGCGACCATTTCTCGACTGCTTTCCGTGGTCGAGCACGACTGCCACGAAAGGACACTGCGCCGGGATCTGGACCTGCTGTCCGGCGCTGGGTTCCCAATCCACGATGAGAGAGAGGATGGGAAGACGTGGTGGATCTTGGACGAGAACCACCGCGCGTTTCCGGTGCCGTTGACGGCCGACGAACTCTTCTCCCTGGAGTGCGGTCGTGAGCTGCTACGGCCGCTTGAGAACACCCTAGTAGGTGACTCCGTCAAGCGGCTCTACGGCAAGGTCTATGCCGCCCTTCCCGCTAGACAACGCGAGTTCCTGAACAGTCTCCGCAGCGCCATTCAGATCGCGCCGGTGGCTCACCGTGCGGTCCCTGATCCGGCCATCGCGGATACTCTCCGTCAGGCCATCGACCGCGGCCGAACCATCGACATGCGGTACGCCTCCACGCGCCCTCGCGGGCGCAGATGGCGTAAAGCCGACCCCTACCGTCTCTACTACCACGACGACTATCTGTATCTCATCGCATACTGCCACGCGAACCGGGAGGTGCGGCTGTTCCGCGTGGACCGCATTCAAGCGTTGCGGGTCACCGACCGGCCGTTTGAGCGGTTCATGTACTTCCGCATCGAAGATTTCTTCCGGGGCGCGTTCGGCGTGTATCGCGGCAAGGCCGAGCCCGTGGTCTTAGTGTTCGAGCCGGGGGCCGCACGCTGGGTACGCGAACGGCGTTGGCATCCCAGCCAGAAGATCGACCCGCTCAAAGCCGGAAAGATCCGGATGCATCTGGAACTGGCCGTCACACCGGACTTCACTCAGTGGGTGCGCGGATTCGGGCCCGAGGTTGTGGTGGAGAAGCCGGAGCACCTGGCGCGGCAGATCCGGGATGCGGCGTGGAAACTCTTGGATCGGTACGAAGGGAGTGGAAAGGACAGGCCGTTGGCCGCGGCTGCGATGCGCCGAAGGCTGGCAGGCCAGCGTACCGGATCCAGGCACAAATAGCCTTATGGGAATTAGAGCAGGTCAAACAAAGTGTGACATTAGATGTCCGGATGAGCCTGTAAACTGGGCCAAGCTTTCAAGGAGCGATTCAGTGAAGAGGAAACAAACCGACAATCATGGCGAGAGATATGAGCAAGCTCTCCACGACTAGGTACAGCGGCCTCCGAACCGAAGCCTACGCTTCATCCGAAAACTCGCACCACTGGTGCGAGAAATTGGCTGGAGTCACAACCTGATCGCATGACTGAAGTTATGATCGCCTTCATCGCCCTTGCCACGGGCGGCCTTGTTGCATGGTTTCTGCGAGGAGCGCTGGCCAGGTCGGCCGCCGCGGTCACCGCCGTGCGCCTCACGACGGTTGAACGGCAGCTTGCAGGCAAGGCGGTGGAGTTCGATGTGCTCAAAGCCGACCACGCTCGCACGCTTGAAGTCTTGCGCACTGAGTCCGGCCTGCGCGCCGCGGCGGAGGCCACGGCCGCCCGCGTCCCTGATCTCGAAGCCGCGCTGGCCGACCGGGATCAGGCGCTCGGTGAATACAAGGCCAAGCACGCTGAACTGGAGACGCGTATTGTTGAAGAGCGCAAAGCCGCCGAGGAGAAGATGTCCGTCGTGAAAGAGGCAGAGGCGGCTCTGTCTGACACCTTCAAAGCGCTGTCTGCCGAGGCCCTCAGAAGCAATAACCATGTATTTATCGAACTGGCAAAGACCACGCTGGAGAAATTCCAAGAGGGCGCAAAAACCGACCTTGAAGCGCGTCAGAAGGCGGTCAACGAGTTGGTGCGTCCTTTGCGCGAATCGCTCGAGAAGGTCGACGGCAAACTCGGGGACATTGAAAAATCACGCGTCGCGGCCTACTCCGCTTTGAACGAGCAATTGAAGGGGCTGGTCGACACCCACCTGCCGATGCTGCGCAACGAAACCGCGAATTTGATCAAGGCCTTGCGCCAGCCCACGGTGCGAGGGCGTTGGGGCGAGATTCAATTGAAGCGCGTGGTCGAGATGGCCGGCATGGTGGACCATTGCGACTTCATCGAGCAGGAGTCACGCACGACCGAAGACGGGCGATTGCGCCCCGATCTCATCGTGCGTCTGCCTGGTGGCAAGGGCATCGTGGTGGACGCCAAAGCCCCGCTGTCCGCCTATCTCAGCGCGGTCGAAACCGAGGACGAATCCGCGCAACAGGCATATCTCGCGGACCATGCGCGCCAGGTGCGCGATCACATGGTCGCGCTCGGCCGCAAAGGCTACTGGGAGCAGTTCGACCCCACGCCCGAGTTCGTCGTCCTGTTCCTGCCGGGCGAAATGTTCTTCAGCGCGGCTCTGCAGGAAGACCCCGGGCTGATCGAGTTTGGCGTCAATGAGCGCGTCATCCCGGCCACCCCCACCACGCTCATCGCCCTGTTACGCGCCGTCGCCTACGGCTGGCGGCAGGAAGCGCTCGCGAAAAATGCACAGGAAGTCGCCGACCTGGGCAGGCAACTCTACGAGCGCATCGCCACGCTGGCGGGACATTGGGCCGAAGTTGGCGGCCGGCTCGACAAAGCGGTGGAGGCCTACAACAAATCCGTGGCCACCCTGGAATCGCGCGTGCTCGTGTCCGCGCGAAGGCTGCGGGAGCTCAAGGCGGCGCCGGAGGGCACAGAGATTGACGCGATCGAGCCGATCGAACGCACGCCGCGGACGTTGCAGGCCGGGGAGCTTCTATCGATACCGTCGGATGAGAATGAACGATGAGCTACGCCGACTTTTTCCAGCGGCATTGGGAGGGGCGAGCATGATCGTGCACTTCGAGGAGGCTTTTCGAAGTCTGACCGGCTTTTCGCCCATGAGGTGGCAATGCCGGCTGTTCAAACGCTTCGTCGATAACGACTTACCGAAAGCGTGTGACATTCCGACCGGTCTCGGGAAGACCTCCGTCATGGTCATCTGGTTATTAGCGCTTGCGCGGCAGGCCGAGGACGGACGAGTCCTCCTTCCAAGGCGTCTCGTTTATATCGTCAATCGGAGGACTGTTGTCGATCAGGCAACCGCCGTCGTGGAACGGATTCGCCACCGCCTCTTGGAGCCAGAGGCGCCTACATGGCAGGACCATGCCGATACGTTAAAAGGCATAGCGTCTGTCTTGTGCAGGATTTGTGCTTCCGAAGAGGGCCCTATTGGCATCAGCACATTGCGCGGTGAGCTTGCTGACAACGAGGAGTGGAAGACCGATCCCACCCGTCCAGCGGTTATTGTCGGCACCATTGACATAATCGGGAGCAAGCTACTCTTCTCCGGCTACGGTGACGGGCGCTACGGGCGTATACACCATGCGGGCCTGATTGGACAGGACGCACTGATCGTGCACGACGAGGCACACTTGACACCAGCGTTCAGCGAACTCCTGCGGCGCATCGCGGATGAACAGGAGCGATCGAAAGAGCCTCGGCGTATCCGAGTGATGGAGTTATCCGCTACACAGCGCGGCAACCATGCCGAGGCGTTCGAACTCGAACAGGACGATGAGACGTACGATGGGACGGGGCAGATCGTGAAACAGCGACTCGACGCGCAGAAGAGGCTGCACCTCCACAAATCCGATGATCTGGTCGCGGGTCTCGTGGAGCGGGCGTTGCATATCGAGACGCCTGCGAAGGTGCTTGTCTACATCCGCTCACCCGAAGATGCGCAGAAACTGGCCGACGCAATCAAGAAAGAGTTGGGTGACGCGGCTGGCGAGCGCGTGGCCCTGCTCACGGGCACGATCCGCGGATATGAGCGCGACCGGCTCGTTATAGAGAATCCCATATACCGGGCGTTGCTCGACCACGAGGCGCATGTTCCGCATTCCGTGTTCCTTGTGAGCACTTCAGCCGGCGAAGTCGGCATCGATCTTGACGCCGACTATTTGGTCTGCGATCTGACGACGCTCGACTCGATGATCCAGCGCCTGGGGCGGGTGAATCGCCGTGGTGGCGAAGGCCGTGAAGCGCGCGTGGACGCAGTGTGGACTGATGACGATGCGAAGG from the Nitrospirota bacterium genome contains:
- the accB gene encoding acetyl-CoA carboxylase biotin carboxyl carrier protein — translated: MNIRELKELIDLVKASELTELEWERSGVRVKICRAPAPLVRHLAAESAVPGTNIPQGAPGSEGAEAETSGVVIRSPIVGTFYRSASPGAPPYVEVGDRVRRGQILCIVEAMKLLNEIEAEVDGVVAEIFVENARPVEYGEALFRIESA
- the efp gene encoding elongation factor P, which translates into the protein MISTTDFRAGLKLAVDGDPMEIIDYQHVKPGKGGAFVRTKMRNLKTGNVLERTFRSGEKFEEAGVEERQMQYLYLQDGNYHFMDVSSYEQLFLTKEQMGDAWQFLKENTEVNILFWKGKPLGVSLPLFVELKIVETAPGIRGDTATGGTKPATLESGGVVKVPFHIEQGSVIKVDTRTKAYVERVKGP
- a CDS encoding Uma2 family endonuclease → MVAHPSPIKFTYEDYLLFPDDGKRHELIEGEHYVTPSPVTRHQRIVLNLGGFLNERLRNKQVGQVFVAPVDVMLSDRDVVQPDVLFLSPGRETLITDACIKGAPDLCVEVISDSTRKTDEIVKRKLYERFGVLEYWIIDPELETVKVYRLAEGRYTRTAELTRENHDTLTTPLLPGLSILLDTLFA
- a CDS encoding tetratricopeptide repeat protein, translating into MASRDDTRSPDLQKLEEKLRRDPGSKLFFPLAEEYTKAGRLNEAISLLRSGIKAHPDFLGARVALGKALLTKGQVSEAKREFEQVVAANPDNLMAHKKLAAIYAKEGDKRKALASCELILAVNPTDAEAVRLRTSIGALPDVSPEDEATVKSQVSSVPSPETEATVVDRLPAVDESVEPTVVEPTLVARAAADPEIAEATEVMQLPPQMPAAAAAPAPEGTDAPKGEGAAADEELATVSLADLYVAQGHYQRAIAVYRRILERTPNDAEVAAKLENAVTLERLLAPQAVDAEVMKADLVHQVLARDEATGAEPDSADLQPSLAGAPTGASRHQAAIQRLEVWLTRIAERRRR
- the thiE gene encoding thiamine phosphate synthase, producing MFTSPLYWIADASLAGGRPLVDLAQEAIAAGLQVYQYREKTLSHKDQYPIALALADLARATGTTFVVNDGIDLALVVKAHGVHLGQEDFPVKDARRILGTKMLIGCSAHTFDQAKAAEADGADYLGVGPIYESTTKMARAPLGCEKLREICEAVRIPVYAIGGVTVERCREVLAAGAKGVAVASGLLQPSIGKQTKAFLRALAAAPHRAQKVD
- the accC gene encoding acetyl-CoA carboxylase biotin carboxylase subunit, with the protein product MAGLFKKVLIANRGEIALRIIRSCRDLGIQTVVAYSEADAESLSVRLADERVCIGPADAALSYRNIPNILSAAEITGAEAIHPGYGFLAENAQFAEACDAAGLKFIGPSPESIALMGDKAQARELMTKHNIPVIPGSTGAVKDEQEARETAKRIGYPVIVKAAAGGGGRGMRVVNQEDDLTKALQTAQMEAKTSFGDESVYLEKYFIDPRHIEVQILADKKGNTLALGERDCSIQRRHQKLVEESPSPAVSPELRREMMRVAVDAAKAAKYVNTGTVEFLLDKHQKFYFIEMNTRIQVEHPVTEMVVDMDLIKEQIMVAAGRPLAIKQRDVKLRGHAIECRINAECPERFTPSPGTISVYRVPGGPGVRVDSAAYPGCVIPPYYDSLVAKLIVHADTRAEAIARMKRALAEFEIQGIKTTIPLHRRIMDDPGFVKGKFSTGFLERFLSADEPAAQDSFEYS
- the coaBC gene encoding bifunctional phosphopantothenoylcysteine decarboxylase/phosphopantothenate--cysteine ligase CoaBC, which translates into the protein MPRVGQGSDPPGNLSGRRILLGVTGSIAAYKSVSLLRRLVSLGADVTVVMTDAAKRFVGPLTFQTLSGHPVYDDPFDPREEILHLTLADAADAFLIAPATANTIAKLAAGAADDLLSALALSARCPVLLAPAMDAVMWEHRLVQRNLEALREAGVTIVPPETGALASGLVGPGRLASEQTMVAALEGCLGGGSWSRERVVVTAGPTSEPIDPVRTITNRSSGKMGYALAASARRRGAAVTLISGPTRLAPPLGVELVAVETAGEMRRAVLERVEKATLFIMAAAVADFRPRSPQPGKIKKGAAPLVLELVPTEDILTEVTGRCEGLFVVGFAAETDRVVERAAEKLKAKRLDLIVANDVSRPGIGFGADENEVTLIDRGGGVLAVPRLPKAAVADRILDRVDALRRSP
- the rpoZ gene encoding DNA-directed RNA polymerase subunit omega, encoding MEIIELPIHLTGTELDSRYRLVVIGAQRARQLMEGARASEHTKYAKATTVALEEFLAAELTFLTGKDARLAQREARRKREELMRRRALLEREEEISAEIKKDLSVYIDDSAKRAAEIQGTP
- the aroQ gene encoding type II 3-dehydroquinate dehydratase, with product MIRILVLHGPNLNLLGAREPDVYGPVTLEALDETIRAAAKQAGADVEIRQSNNEGELVTWIQGARDRFDALVINAAAYTHTSVAVRDAIVAAGVPTVDVHLSNIHAREPFRHHSYVAEVAVGQISGFGAHSYVLGIEAAIRHVQSRHAKHRSKT
- the gmk gene encoding guanylate kinase, giving the protein MTAEPGGSSQGKGLLFVVSAPSGAGKTTLCREVVDHLAGLRHSVSYTTRKPRPGEVDGRDYYFLDEGGFRKKIERGEFIEWAEVHGNLYGTAWDQVLIHGEQGVDLILDIDTQGAMQLKKKEVDGVYVYILPPSFDALKARLLERKSDSPEEITRRLRKAREEIWSYREYNYLIINDDVKRAMTELQSVIVSERIKMKRMNFSWIEDTFIKNKEVF